The following are from one region of the Cumulibacter manganitolerans genome:
- a CDS encoding cytidine deaminase, translating to MPVDWTALREAAVQAMRHAYAPYSHFPVGVAGLVDDGRVVTGCNVENAAYGVGLCAECGLVSSLHATGGGRLVAVSCVNGRGEALMPCGRCRQLLWEHGGPSCLVLTPRGVLAMREVLPDAFDVADIDDVTGAQA from the coding sequence GTGCCGGTCGACTGGACGGCGCTGCGCGAGGCCGCGGTACAGGCGATGCGGCACGCCTACGCGCCCTACTCGCACTTCCCGGTCGGCGTCGCCGGCCTGGTGGACGACGGCCGCGTCGTCACCGGCTGCAACGTCGAGAACGCGGCGTACGGCGTGGGCCTGTGCGCCGAGTGCGGCCTGGTGTCGTCGCTGCACGCCACCGGCGGCGGACGGCTGGTCGCCGTCTCCTGCGTCAACGGCCGCGGCGAGGCGCTGATGCCGTGCGGGCGCTGCCGCCAGCTGCTGTGGGAGCACGGCGGTCCGAGCTGCCTGGTGCTGACCCCACGCGGCGTGCTGGCGATGCGCGAGGTGCTGCCCGACGCGTTCGACGTGGCCGACATCGACGACGTCACCGGCGCGCAGGCCTGA
- a CDS encoding thymidine phosphorylase, producing MAQHDAVDVIRAKRDGRPLTDGQIDWVIDAYTHDAVAEEQMSALLMAIFIRGMSDDEIARWTDAMIRSGERMSLDFDRPTTDKHSTGGVGDKITLPLAPLVAACGAIVPQLSGRGLGHTGGTLDKLESIPGWTASVSPAHYRRQLQDVGAIICAAGDTLAPADKKLYALRDVTGTVDCIPLIASSIMSKKIAEGADALTLDVKFGSGAFMREYADAEQLARTMVRLGTAHGVQTTAVLTSMEHPLGRSAGNALEVAEAVEVLAGGGPADVVSLTLTLAREMLQAVGIDADPADVLASGKAMDTWNAMIAAQGGDPAAALPIATETHDVLAPRDGVLAGLDALSVGIAAWRLGAGRARKEDPVSATAGVTWHAGIGDDVRAGQPLLTLHADDPARFARALEALDGAVTVADAAPEPAPLVRSTIRG from the coding sequence ATGGCGCAGCACGACGCCGTCGACGTGATCCGCGCCAAGCGCGACGGACGCCCGCTCACCGACGGCCAGATCGACTGGGTGATCGACGCCTACACGCATGATGCGGTCGCCGAGGAGCAGATGTCGGCGCTGCTGATGGCGATCTTCATCCGCGGCATGTCCGACGACGAGATCGCCCGCTGGACCGACGCGATGATCCGGTCCGGCGAGCGCATGTCCCTCGATTTCGACCGGCCCACGACCGACAAGCACTCGACCGGCGGGGTCGGCGACAAGATCACCCTGCCGCTCGCGCCGCTGGTCGCCGCCTGCGGGGCCATCGTGCCGCAGCTGTCCGGCCGCGGGCTCGGGCACACCGGAGGCACCCTCGACAAGCTCGAGTCGATCCCGGGCTGGACGGCGTCCGTCTCGCCCGCGCACTACCGCCGCCAGCTGCAGGACGTCGGGGCGATCATCTGCGCCGCGGGCGACACCCTCGCGCCGGCCGACAAGAAGCTCTACGCGCTGCGCGACGTCACCGGCACCGTCGACTGCATCCCGCTGATCGCCAGCTCGATCATGAGCAAGAAGATCGCCGAGGGCGCCGACGCGCTCACCCTCGACGTGAAGTTCGGCTCCGGCGCGTTCATGCGCGAGTACGCCGACGCCGAGCAGCTCGCCCGCACGATGGTGCGGCTCGGTACGGCGCACGGCGTGCAGACGACCGCGGTGCTGACGTCGATGGAGCACCCGTTGGGCCGCTCGGCCGGCAACGCGCTCGAGGTGGCCGAGGCCGTCGAGGTCCTCGCCGGCGGGGGACCGGCGGACGTCGTCTCCCTGACCCTGACCCTCGCCCGCGAGATGCTGCAGGCCGTCGGGATCGACGCCGACCCTGCCGACGTGCTCGCCTCGGGCAAGGCGATGGACACCTGGAACGCGATGATCGCCGCGCAGGGCGGCGATCCGGCGGCCGCGCTGCCAATCGCCACGGAGACCCACGACGTCCTGGCGCCGCGGGACGGCGTCCTCGCCGGACTCGACGCGTTGTCGGTCGGCATCGCCGCGTGGCGGCTCGGCGCCGGACGCGCCCGCAAGGAGGACCCGGTCAGCGCCACCGCCGGGGTCACCTGGCACGCCGGCATCGGCGACGACGTCCGCGCCGGCCAGCCCCTGCTGACGTTGCACGCCGACGACCCCGCGCGGTTCGCCCGCGCCCTCGAGGCGCTCGACGGCGCGGTGACCGTCGCGGACGCCGCGCCCGAGCCCGCACCGCTGGTCCGCAGCACGATCCGCGGCTGA
- a CDS encoding Fur family transcriptional regulator, translating into MPTATLEDQLRAAALRVTRPRVAVLTALRDHPHADTETVIDAVRVALDGVSHQTVYDVLRALTDAGLVRRIQPAGSLARYELRVRDNHHHVVCRGCGIIADVDCAVGHAPCLTASNDHGFVVDEAEVVYWGTCPDCAADRAS; encoded by the coding sequence ATGCCGACGGCCACCCTGGAGGACCAGCTGCGGGCCGCCGCGCTGCGGGTGACACGGCCGAGGGTCGCGGTGCTCACCGCGCTGCGCGACCACCCGCACGCCGACACCGAGACGGTGATCGACGCCGTCCGCGTCGCGCTGGACGGCGTCTCCCACCAGACGGTCTACGACGTCCTGCGGGCGCTGACCGACGCGGGGCTGGTCCGGCGGATCCAGCCCGCGGGCTCGCTCGCCCGCTATGAGCTGCGGGTGCGCGACAACCACCACCACGTCGTGTGCCGCGGCTGCGGCATCATCGCCGACGTCGACTGCGCCGTCGGCCACGCCCCTTGTCTCACCGCCTCGAACGACCACGGCTTCGTGGTCGACGAGGCGGAGGTCGTCTACTGGGGCACCTGCCCCGACTGCGCGGCCGACCGTGCCAGCTGA
- a CDS encoding ABC transporter permease, whose product MTQAAGTSALIDTRTATAGAGDGTKRRKMTAQRRWTIIGAAFLAFCLVRWATGADQFTSVGTVGAALVFTIPIAMAGLAGLWSERAGIVNIGLEGMLIAGTIFGAWMGVKGGPWAGVIAAVAGGALFGLIHAVATITFGVDHVVSGVAINLLAAGVAGMLAEILFPEQNGKMSPAPGQITKVTLPWSDALISLQAKGIPVVSDLAGIVGGLTTNLSLLTVLCLALFPLTWFVLWRTAWGLRVRSAGENPKAAESLGVNVYREKYLAVIISGAMGGLGGAFLVIVTSQGYLENQTGGRGYIGLAALIFGNWTTSGTLLGSLLFGYTSAVNQRSDLSASTAIVVLVAIGLAVLLMLELRKLAAGKGDHATKRSTRISTLTFMGLLLAGALVSLFFSGKTLLLKSQFIPDNPQTTSLAKVGVVILIAVVMLVLAALLYYGVRAFRTTLAHPQSSANLPAYACGYLLFAWMWLSNTGIPQSFKGAIPNIITLMVLTFAAQRLRMPASDGLVYRRGE is encoded by the coding sequence ATGACGCAAGCGGCAGGCACCTCGGCCCTCATCGACACCCGTACCGCGACCGCCGGAGCCGGCGACGGCACCAAGCGTCGCAAGATGACCGCCCAGCGGCGCTGGACGATCATCGGCGCTGCCTTCCTGGCGTTCTGCCTGGTGCGCTGGGCGACCGGCGCCGACCAGTTCACCAGCGTCGGCACCGTCGGCGCGGCCCTCGTCTTCACCATCCCGATCGCGATGGCCGGCCTCGCCGGCCTGTGGTCGGAGCGCGCCGGCATCGTCAACATCGGCCTGGAGGGCATGCTGATCGCCGGCACCATCTTCGGCGCCTGGATGGGCGTCAAGGGCGGCCCGTGGGCGGGCGTCATCGCGGCCGTCGCCGGCGGTGCGCTGTTCGGCTTGATCCACGCCGTCGCGACGATCACCTTCGGCGTCGACCACGTCGTCTCCGGTGTGGCGATCAACCTGCTGGCCGCCGGCGTCGCCGGCATGCTCGCCGAGATCCTCTTCCCGGAGCAGAACGGCAAGATGTCGCCGGCTCCGGGCCAGATCACCAAGGTCACGCTGCCGTGGAGCGACGCGCTGATCTCCCTGCAGGCCAAGGGTATCCCGGTCGTCTCCGACCTCGCCGGCATCGTCGGCGGCCTCACCACCAACCTCAGCCTGCTGACCGTGCTGTGCCTGGCGCTGTTCCCGCTCACCTGGTTCGTGCTGTGGCGTACGGCGTGGGGCCTGCGGGTTCGCTCGGCCGGTGAGAACCCGAAGGCCGCCGAGTCGCTCGGCGTCAACGTGTACCGCGAGAAGTACCTCGCCGTCATCATCTCCGGCGCCATGGGCGGCCTCGGCGGCGCCTTCCTCGTCATCGTCACCTCCCAGGGGTACCTGGAGAACCAGACCGGCGGCCGCGGCTACATCGGCCTCGCGGCGCTCATCTTCGGCAACTGGACGACGTCCGGCACGCTGCTGGGCTCGCTGCTGTTCGGCTACACCAGCGCCGTGAACCAGCGCTCCGACCTGTCGGCGTCCACCGCCATCGTGGTGCTCGTCGCCATCGGCCTGGCCGTGCTGCTGATGCTCGAGCTGCGCAAGCTGGCCGCCGGCAAGGGCGATCACGCGACCAAGCGCTCGACCCGCATCTCGACCCTGACGTTCATGGGGCTGCTGCTGGCCGGCGCCCTGGTGTCGCTGTTCTTCTCCGGCAAGACGCTGCTGCTGAAGTCGCAGTTCATCCCCGACAACCCGCAGACGACGAGCCTGGCGAAGGTCGGCGTCGTCATCCTGATCGCCGTGGTGATGCTCGTGCTGGCGGCGCTGCTGTACTACGGCGTCCGGGCGTTCCGCACGACCCTGGCGCACCCGCAGTCGTCGGCGAACCTCCCGGCGTACGCGTGCGGCTACCTGCTGTTCGCGTGGATGTGGCTGTCCAACACCGGAATTCCCCAGTCCTTCAAGGGCGCGATCCCCAATATCATCACCCTCATGGTTCTCACCTTCGCCGCCCAGCGGCTGCGGATGCCGGCGTCCGACGGCCTGGTCTATCGTCGCGGCGAATAG
- the katG gene encoding catalase/peroxidase HPI, whose translation MSNQDNRPADPQATPENQSSGCPVMHDSATAQGSESENPAIDSPQPKGHRPRTNQDWWPNQLDLSVLHAHSPKGNPLGADFDYATEFAKLDVEELKRDISELLTTSQDWWPADFGNYGGLMIRMSWHAAGTYRVHDGRGGAGDGSQRFAPLNSWPDNANLDKARRLLWPVKQKYGQKISWADLIVLAGNVALESMGFKTFGFAFGREDIWEPEEIYWGSEDTWLGDERYSGERQLSNPLGAVQMGLIYVNPEGPNGNPDPLASAIDIRETFARMAMNDEETVALIAGGHTFGKTHGAGDADLIGPEPEAAPLEAQGLGWLSSYGSGKAGDTITSGLEVTWSDRPTEWSNRFFEILFGYEWELTESPAGAKQYVAKTDDEIVPDAHDPAKKHRPTMLTSDLALRFDPTYEKISRRFLEHPDEFADAFAKAWYKLLHRDMGPVGPHMLGPWVPEPQLWQDPVPEPPAELVGEADIATLKQRLLGSGLSTAQLVELAWASASTYRGTDRRGGANGARIRLEPQRSWPVNADLDLDTLLAAIEKVQQDFNAAGGAQVSLADLIVLGGTAAVEKAAADAGHQVTVPFHPGRTDATQEQTDVESFNYLEPRADGFRNWTSPGEKLQPEVLLVDKAYLLGLSAPEMTVLVGGMRALGANAAGTAHGVLTDRQGALTNDFFRNLLSPGTQWKTSESEAGVYDIRDAATGDLKWTATAVDLVFGSNSQLRALSEVYASEDASEKFVTDFVSAWTKVMDADRFDLR comes from the coding sequence ATGAGCAACCAGGACAACCGGCCCGCGGACCCGCAGGCGACCCCGGAGAACCAGTCCTCCGGCTGCCCGGTGATGCACGACTCGGCCACCGCGCAAGGCAGCGAGAGCGAGAATCCCGCCATCGACTCGCCGCAGCCGAAGGGGCACCGGCCCCGCACCAACCAGGACTGGTGGCCCAACCAGCTCGACCTGTCGGTGCTGCACGCGCACTCGCCGAAGGGCAACCCGCTGGGCGCCGACTTCGACTACGCGACGGAGTTCGCGAAGCTCGACGTCGAGGAGCTCAAGCGCGACATCAGCGAGCTGCTCACCACCTCGCAGGACTGGTGGCCGGCCGACTTCGGCAACTACGGCGGCCTGATGATCCGGATGAGCTGGCACGCGGCCGGCACCTACCGGGTGCACGACGGCCGCGGCGGCGCCGGCGACGGCTCGCAGCGGTTCGCGCCGCTGAACAGCTGGCCGGACAACGCCAACCTCGACAAGGCGCGGCGGCTGCTGTGGCCGGTGAAGCAGAAGTACGGGCAGAAGATCTCGTGGGCCGACCTCATCGTGCTCGCCGGCAACGTCGCGCTGGAGTCGATGGGCTTCAAGACGTTCGGCTTCGCGTTCGGCCGCGAGGACATCTGGGAGCCCGAGGAGATCTACTGGGGCAGCGAGGACACCTGGCTCGGGGACGAGCGGTACTCCGGCGAGCGGCAGCTCTCGAACCCGCTCGGCGCCGTCCAGATGGGCCTGATCTACGTCAACCCCGAGGGCCCGAACGGCAACCCCGACCCGCTAGCCTCGGCCATCGACATCCGCGAGACCTTCGCGCGGATGGCGATGAACGACGAGGAGACCGTCGCGCTCATCGCCGGCGGCCACACCTTCGGCAAGACGCACGGTGCGGGCGACGCGGACCTGATCGGCCCGGAGCCCGAGGCGGCGCCGCTGGAGGCCCAGGGCCTCGGCTGGCTGAGCAGCTACGGCTCGGGCAAGGCCGGCGACACGATCACCTCCGGCCTCGAGGTGACCTGGAGCGACCGTCCGACCGAGTGGAGCAACCGGTTCTTCGAGATCCTGTTCGGCTACGAGTGGGAGCTGACCGAGAGCCCGGCCGGCGCCAAGCAGTACGTCGCGAAGACCGATGACGAGATCGTCCCGGACGCGCACGACCCGGCCAAGAAGCACCGCCCCACGATGCTGACCTCCGACCTCGCGCTGCGCTTCGACCCGACGTACGAGAAGATCTCGCGGCGCTTCCTGGAGCACCCGGACGAGTTCGCGGACGCCTTCGCCAAGGCCTGGTACAAGCTGCTGCACCGCGATATGGGACCGGTGGGGCCGCACATGCTCGGCCCGTGGGTCCCGGAGCCGCAGCTGTGGCAGGACCCGGTGCCGGAGCCGCCCGCCGAGCTCGTCGGTGAGGCGGACATCGCCACGCTGAAGCAGAGGCTGCTTGGTTCGGGCCTGTCCACCGCGCAGCTCGTCGAGCTCGCGTGGGCGTCCGCCTCGACGTACCGCGGCACCGACCGCCGCGGCGGCGCCAACGGTGCCCGGATCCGGCTGGAGCCGCAGCGCAGCTGGCCGGTCAACGCCGACCTCGACCTCGACACGTTGCTGGCGGCCATCGAGAAGGTCCAGCAGGACTTCAACGCCGCGGGCGGCGCGCAGGTGTCACTGGCCGACCTGATCGTGCTCGGCGGCACCGCGGCCGTGGAGAAGGCGGCCGCGGACGCCGGCCACCAGGTCACCGTGCCGTTCCATCCCGGCCGCACGGACGCGACCCAGGAGCAGACGGACGTCGAGTCGTTCAACTACCTCGAGCCGCGGGCGGACGGGTTCCGCAACTGGACCAGCCCGGGGGAGAAGCTGCAGCCGGAGGTGCTGCTGGTCGACAAGGCCTACCTGCTGGGGCTGTCCGCGCCCGAGATGACCGTGCTGGTCGGCGGCATGCGGGCGCTCGGGGCCAACGCCGCCGGCACCGCGCACGGCGTGCTGACCGACCGACAGGGCGCCCTCACCAACGACTTCTTCCGCAACCTGCTGTCCCCGGGTACGCAGTGGAAGACGTCGGAGTCCGAGGCGGGCGTGTACGACATCCGCGACGCGGCGACCGGTGATCTGAAGTGGACCGCTACCGCGGTCGACCTCGTCTTCGGCTCGAACTCGCAGCTGCGGGCGCTGTCGGAGGTCTACGCGAGCGAGGACGCGAGCGAGAAGTTCGTGACGGACTTCGTGTCCGCCTGGACCAAGGTCATGGACGCCGACCGCTTCGACCTCCGCTGA